Proteins from a genomic interval of Pseudomonas sp. RC10:
- a CDS encoding PilZ domain-containing protein: protein MTDAHEDRRRFKRISFDAKTELTQGPKSWPVHLIDLSLKGLLIERPLPWQGNPDEPFLVDIHLNVDIDVRMEVRLTHDDHNHLGFVCEHIGLDSVTHLRRLIELNLADHAELERELAALIEV, encoded by the coding sequence ATGACAGATGCCCACGAAGACCGTCGTCGTTTTAAACGTATCTCGTTCGATGCCAAGACCGAACTGACCCAAGGCCCAAAAAGCTGGCCGGTGCACCTGATCGACCTGTCGCTCAAAGGACTGCTCATCGAACGGCCATTGCCGTGGCAGGGCAACCCGGACGAACCATTTCTTGTCGACATTCACCTCAACGTCGACATCGATGTGCGAATGGAAGTGCGGCTGACCCACGACGACCATAATCATCTGGGGTTCGTGTGTGAGCACATCGGGCTGGATTCGGTGACGCATTTACGGCGGCTGATTGAGCTGAATTTGGCGGATCATGCCGAACTGGAGCGGGAATTGGCGGCGTTGATTGAGGTGTGA
- the radA gene encoding DNA repair protein RadA — translation MAKAKRMYGCTECGATFPKWAGQCGECGAWNTLTETMIESGGAAAPAGRGGWAGQQAQIKTLAEVSVEEIPRFSTNSAELDRVLGGGLVDGSVVLIGGDPGIGKSTILLQTLCAIAERMPALYVTGEESQQQVAMRARRLSLPQDKLRVMTETSIETIIATARVEQPKVMVIDSIQTIFTEQLQSAPGGVAQVRESAALLVRYAKQSGTAIFLVGHVTKEGALAGPRVLEHMVDTVLYFEGESDGRLRLLRAVKNRFGAVNELGVFGMTDKGLKEVSNPSAIFLTRAQEAVAGSVVMATWEGTRPMLVEVQALVDDSHLSNPRRVTLGLDQNRLAMLLAVLHRHGGIPTHDQDVFLNVVGGVKVLETASDLALMAAVMSSLRNRALPGDLLVFGEVGLSGEVRPVPSGQERLKEAAKHGFKRAIVPKGNAPKESPPGLTVIGVTRLDQALDALFEE, via the coding sequence ATGGCCAAGGCCAAACGCATGTATGGCTGCACCGAGTGCGGCGCGACCTTTCCCAAATGGGCCGGGCAATGCGGCGAATGCGGCGCCTGGAATACGCTGACCGAAACCATGATCGAAAGCGGTGGCGCAGCAGCCCCGGCAGGGCGTGGCGGTTGGGCCGGGCAGCAGGCACAGATCAAGACCCTCGCCGAAGTCAGCGTTGAAGAGATTCCGCGTTTTTCCACCAATTCTGCCGAACTCGACCGCGTGCTCGGCGGCGGTCTGGTGGACGGCTCAGTGGTGTTGATCGGTGGCGACCCCGGCATCGGTAAGTCGACGATCCTGCTGCAAACCCTCTGCGCCATCGCCGAACGCATGCCCGCGCTGTACGTCACCGGCGAGGAATCGCAACAGCAGGTCGCCATGCGCGCCCGCCGTTTGAGCCTGCCCCAGGACAAACTGCGGGTCATGACCGAAACCTCCATCGAAACCATCATCGCCACGGCCCGCGTCGAACAGCCGAAGGTCATGGTGATCGATTCGATCCAGACCATCTTCACCGAGCAGCTGCAATCGGCGCCCGGCGGCGTGGCACAGGTGCGGGAAAGCGCGGCGCTGCTGGTGCGTTACGCGAAACAGAGCGGGACGGCGATCTTTCTCGTCGGCCACGTGACCAAAGAGGGCGCACTGGCCGGCCCTCGCGTCCTCGAACACATGGTCGACACCGTGCTGTATTTCGAAGGCGAATCGGACGGACGTTTGCGTTTGCTACGGGCGGTGAAAAACCGTTTCGGCGCCGTCAACGAGCTGGGCGTGTTCGGCATGACCGACAAGGGTCTGAAAGAAGTCTCGAACCCGTCGGCGATTTTTCTGACCCGTGCACAGGAAGCGGTCGCAGGCAGTGTGGTCATGGCGACGTGGGAAGGCACTCGCCCGATGCTGGTCGAGGTGCAGGCGCTGGTGGATGACAGTCACCTCTCTAATCCACGTCGCGTGACGTTGGGGCTGGATCAGAACCGGCTGGCGATGCTATTGGCGGTCCTGCACCGGCATGGCGGGATTCCAACGCACGATCAGGACGTTTTTCTGAACGTGGTGGGCGGGGTGAAAGTGCTGGAAACGGCATCGGACCTCGCGTTAATGGCGGCGGTGATGTCGAGTCTTCGCAACCGGGCGTTGCCGGGAGACTTGCTGGTGTTTGGCGAAGTGGGGCTGTCGGGCGAAGTGCGCCCTGTGCCGAGCGGCCAGGAGCGTTTAAAGGAAGCGGCCAAGCACGGCTTCAAACGCGCCATCGTGCCCAAGGGCAATGCCCCGAAAGAATCGCCACCGGGGCTGACCGTGATAGGCGTGACCCGGTTGGATCAGGCGTTGGATGCGTTGTTTGAGGAATAA
- the mscL gene encoding large-conductance mechanosensitive channel protein MscL, translated as MSVLSEFKAFAVKGNVVDMAVGIIIGAAFGKIVSSFVGDVIMPPLGLLIGGVDFSDLAITLRGAEGTAPAVVLAYGKFIQTVIDFIIVAFAIFMGVKAINRLKREEAKAPSVPPAPTPQETLLTEIRDLLKEQNNKPAAPLPVNPDRLV; from the coding sequence ATGAGCGTACTAAGCGAGTTCAAAGCCTTTGCCGTCAAAGGAAACGTGGTCGATATGGCCGTCGGTATCATTATTGGCGCGGCATTCGGCAAGATCGTTTCGTCGTTCGTCGGCGATGTAATCATGCCGCCCCTGGGGCTGCTGATTGGCGGCGTGGACTTCAGTGACCTGGCGATCACCCTCAGAGGTGCCGAGGGCACGGCACCGGCGGTGGTGCTGGCCTACGGCAAATTCATTCAGACCGTGATCGACTTCATCATCGTGGCGTTCGCGATTTTCATGGGCGTGAAGGCCATCAACCGCCTGAAACGTGAAGAAGCCAAGGCCCCTTCGGTTCCGCCTGCGCCTACTCCACAGGAAACCCTGTTGACCGAGATTCGTGACCTGCTGAAAGAGCAGAACAACAAGCCTGCCGCGCCACTGCCGGTGAATCCTGATCGGTTGGTTTAA
- a CDS encoding ferredoxin--NADP reductase: MTASAEKFTRQTLLDVTPLTPSLFTLRTTRDPGFRFVAGQFARLGVTKADGSTVWRAYSVVSSPFDEFLEFFSIVVPGGEFTSELSRLREGDTLMVEKQATGFLTLDRFNDGRDLWMLSTGTGVAPFLSILQNFEVWEKFERIILVYSVREAAELAYQELIAELTQREYLAEYAHKFQFIATVTREAHPGALNGRITTLIENGELEKAAGVELSPEHSRVMICGNPQMIDDTRALLKTRDMRLALTRKPGQVAVENYW; the protein is encoded by the coding sequence ATGACCGCCAGTGCAGAAAAATTCACCCGGCAGACGCTGCTCGACGTGACCCCCTTGACCCCCAGCCTGTTCACCCTGCGCACCACGCGCGATCCGGGTTTTCGCTTCGTCGCAGGGCAATTTGCGCGGCTGGGCGTGACCAAGGCGGACGGCAGCACGGTGTGGCGGGCGTATTCGGTGGTGTCGTCGCCCTTCGACGAGTTTCTCGAATTCTTTTCCATCGTCGTACCCGGTGGCGAGTTCACCAGCGAGCTGAGCCGGTTGCGCGAGGGCGACACGCTCATGGTTGAAAAGCAGGCGACGGGCTTCCTGACGCTGGATCGCTTCAACGATGGCCGGGACCTCTGGATGCTCTCGACGGGCACGGGCGTGGCGCCGTTTCTGTCGATCCTGCAAAACTTCGAAGTGTGGGAAAAGTTCGAGCGCATCATTCTGGTGTACAGCGTGCGCGAGGCCGCAGAGCTGGCGTATCAGGAACTGATCGCCGAACTCACTCAACGGGAATACCTGGCCGAGTACGCCCACAAGTTTCAGTTCATCGCCACGGTGACGCGTGAAGCGCATCCCGGCGCGCTCAATGGCCGGATCACGACGCTGATCGAAAACGGTGAGCTGGAAAAGGCGGCGGGGGTCGAGCTGTCGCCTGAACATTCACGGGTGATGATCTGCGGCAACCCACAGATGATCGACGACACCCGCGCCTTGCTCAAAACCCGCGACATGCGCCTGGCCCTGACCCGCAAGCCGGGGCAGGTGGCGGTGGAGAATTATTGGTAG
- a CDS encoding helix-turn-helix transcriptional regulator: MSKAVALLHSGLTLREIEVLKWSAEGKTAAEVAMILDVKIRTVNFHIGSAIRKMGVSNKTSAVVQAALHGVFQS; the protein is encoded by the coding sequence ATGAGCAAAGCCGTCGCCTTGCTGCACAGCGGATTGACGCTTAGGGAAATCGAAGTCCTCAAATGGTCGGCAGAAGGCAAGACCGCAGCCGAGGTCGCGATGATTCTGGACGTCAAAATCCGCACCGTGAATTTTCACATCGGCAGCGCCATTCGAAAAATGGGAGTCAGCAACAAGACCTCGGCGGTGGTTCAAGCCGCTCTGCATGGGGTATTTCAGTCGTGA
- a CDS encoding methyltransferase, with protein MPLLTTPFAQLDLIRQPEQSDEPLQAFDAADEYLLNHLAEHGLTLQTRVLILNDNFGALAASLAPHAAVFSSADSFLGVQALEKNLVRNGQAYDAVPVIPASEPLQGPFDWVLIRVPKTLALLEEQLIRLQGQLAPDAKVVAAGMIKHLPRSAGELMEDYIGPVQASLAVKKARLLFCTPEPKDYQPSPFPTRYTLDEPKIELINHANVFCRDGLDIGTRAFLPYLPTGLGSARVADLGCGNGVLAIASALANPDAQYTLVDESFMAVQSAQENWQLALGEREVEIRAADGLAGQEPDSLDVVLCNPPFHQQQVVGDFLAWRMFQQARSALVTGGALYIVGNRHLGYHAKLARLFRGVEQVAATPKFVILKARK; from the coding sequence ATGCCCCTGCTTACCACGCCTTTCGCCCAGCTCGACCTGATTCGCCAGCCGGAGCAGTCGGATGAACCGCTGCAGGCGTTCGACGCTGCTGACGAATACTTGCTCAACCACCTCGCCGAGCATGGCCTGACGCTGCAAACCCGCGTGCTGATCCTCAACGACAACTTTGGCGCACTGGCCGCCAGCCTGGCGCCCCACGCGGCAGTGTTCAGCAGCGCGGATTCATTCCTCGGCGTACAGGCGCTGGAAAAGAACCTGGTGCGCAATGGTCAGGCCTACGACGCCGTGCCGGTGATTCCAGCCAGTGAACCGCTGCAAGGCCCGTTCGACTGGGTGCTGATCCGCGTCCCGAAAACCCTGGCTTTGCTGGAGGAACAACTGATTCGCCTGCAAGGCCAACTGGCGCCGGACGCCAAGGTAGTGGCTGCAGGCATGATCAAACACCTGCCGCGCTCGGCGGGTGAGCTCATGGAGGATTACATCGGGCCGGTGCAGGCGTCGTTGGCAGTGAAGAAGGCGCGCCTGCTGTTCTGCACACCCGAGCCGAAAGACTATCAGCCCTCCCCGTTCCCGACCCGCTACACGCTGGACGAACCGAAAATCGAACTGATCAACCACGCCAACGTGTTCTGCCGCGACGGTCTGGACATCGGCACCCGCGCCTTCTTGCCTTACCTGCCGACCGGCCTCGGTTCGGCCCGTGTCGCGGACCTCGGCTGCGGCAACGGCGTGTTGGCGATTGCCAGTGCGCTGGCCAACCCTGACGCGCAGTACACGCTGGTGGATGAGTCGTTCATGGCCGTGCAGTCCGCTCAGGAAAACTGGCAACTGGCGTTGGGTGAGCGTGAGGTGGAGATTCGTGCCGCTGACGGCCTCGCAGGGCAGGAACCGGATTCGCTGGACGTGGTGCTGTGCAATCCGCCGTTTCACCAACAGCAAGTGGTGGGGGATTTTCTGGCCTGGCGCATGTTTCAGCAAGCGCGTTCGGCGCTGGTCACCGGCGGCGCGCTGTACATCGTCGGCAATCGGCATTTGGGGTATCACGCCAAGCTGGCGCGACTGTTTCGGGGCGTGGAACAGGTGGCGGCTACGCCAAAGTTCGTGATTCTCAAGGCCCGGAAGTAG
- a CDS encoding DUF2474 domain-containing protein — MSTKGSLGEDDGAEKKPLWQRLGWLVVIWSGSVLALFVVATLLRMFMTAAGMKTH, encoded by the coding sequence ATGAGCACCAAGGGGTCTCTGGGTGAAGACGACGGGGCGGAGAAAAAGCCGCTCTGGCAGCGACTGGGCTGGCTGGTGGTGATTTGGTCAGGCAGTGTGCTGGCGCTGTTCGTCGTCGCCACGTTGTTGCGGATGTTCATGACCGCGGCGGGGATGAAAACCCACTGA
- the cydB gene encoding cytochrome d ubiquinol oxidase subunit II, which translates to MGIDLPLIWAVIIIFGIMMYVVMDGFDLGIGILFPFMKDKTDRDVMMNTVAPVWDGNETWLVLGGAGLFGAFPLAYSVVLEALYLPLILMLIGLIFRGVAFEFRFKATDAKRHLWDKAFIGGSLVATFFQGVALGAFIDGIPVVNRAYAGGGLDWLTPFSLFCGLALIVAYALLGCTWLIMKTEGALQKAMHDLARPLALATLVVMGIVSLWTPLAHHEIADRWFSPSNLIWFMPVPALVLVTMYGLFKAVERNAHYTPFLLTLVLIFLGYSGLGISLWPNIIPPSISIWDAASPPQSQGFILVGTLFILPFILGYTFWSYYVFRGKVTHEDGYH; encoded by the coding sequence ATGGGTATCGATCTTCCACTGATCTGGGCCGTGATCATCATCTTCGGCATCATGATGTACGTCGTCATGGACGGCTTCGATCTGGGTATCGGGATTCTCTTTCCCTTCATGAAGGACAAGACCGACCGCGACGTGATGATGAACACCGTTGCGCCGGTCTGGGACGGCAACGAAACGTGGCTGGTATTGGGCGGCGCCGGATTGTTTGGTGCGTTTCCACTGGCCTATTCGGTAGTACTGGAAGCCTTATACCTGCCGCTGATCCTGATGCTCATCGGGCTGATTTTTCGCGGTGTGGCCTTCGAGTTCCGCTTCAAGGCGACCGACGCCAAACGCCATCTCTGGGACAAAGCGTTCATTGGCGGCTCGCTGGTGGCGACGTTCTTCCAGGGCGTGGCGCTGGGCGCGTTCATCGACGGGATTCCGGTGGTCAACCGTGCCTATGCGGGCGGCGGGCTGGACTGGTTGACGCCGTTTTCGCTGTTCTGCGGCCTGGCGCTGATCGTGGCCTACGCCCTGCTTGGCTGCACTTGGCTGATCATGAAAACCGAAGGCGCCTTGCAGAAGGCGATGCACGATCTGGCGCGACCGCTGGCACTGGCAACCCTGGTGGTGATGGGCATCGTCAGTCTGTGGACGCCGTTGGCGCACCACGAAATCGCTGACCGCTGGTTCAGCCCTTCGAACCTGATCTGGTTCATGCCGGTTCCGGCGCTGGTGCTGGTGACGATGTACGGGCTGTTCAAGGCGGTGGAACGCAACGCGCATTACACGCCGTTCCTGCTGACGCTGGTGCTGATTTTCCTCGGCTACAGCGGCCTGGGCATTAGCCTGTGGCCTAACATCATCCCGCCGTCGATCTCGATCTGGGACGCCGCTTCGCCACCGCAAAGCCAAGGCTTCATTCTGGTCGGCACGCTGTTCATCCTGCCGTTCATCCTCGGGTACACCTTCTGGAGCTACTACGTGTTTCGCGGCAAAGTCACCCACGAAGATGGTTACCACTAA
- a CDS encoding cytochrome ubiquinol oxidase subunit I, with product MFGLEALDLARIQFAFTVSFHILFPAITIGLASFLAVLEGLWLKTHDDTYRDLYHFWSKIFAVNFGMGVVSGLVMAYEFGTNWSRFSDFAGAITGPLLTYEVLTAFFLEAGFLGVMLFGWNRVGRGLHFFATVMVAIGTLISTFWILASNSWMQTPQGFEIVDGRVIPVDWLAVIFNPSFPYRLMHMAIAAFVATAFFVGASAAWHLLRGRDNPAIRRMLSMAMWMALIVAPIQAVVGDAHGLNTLEHQPAKIAAIEGHWENVGNEPTPLILFGIPDMKEERTKYAIEIPYLGSLILTHSLDKQIPALKSFPPEDRPNSLIVFWSFRVMVALGMLMIFVGLWSAWLRWRGGLYTNRLFLRLVMCMGPAGLIAMLAGWFTTEIGRQPWVVYGLMRTANASSNHSVGQLTLTLVLFVVVYFMLFGTGFGYMMRLVRKGPKTHEGADTPHGGPGQKRTPARPLSAADEGSEESHKDSLREGN from the coding sequence ATGTTCGGTTTAGAGGCACTCGATCTCGCCCGAATTCAGTTTGCGTTCACTGTTTCGTTCCACATCCTGTTCCCTGCCATCACCATCGGTCTGGCGAGTTTCCTCGCGGTGCTCGAAGGCCTGTGGCTCAAGACGCACGATGACACGTACCGAGATCTCTACCATTTCTGGTCGAAGATATTTGCCGTCAACTTTGGCATGGGCGTGGTCTCCGGGCTGGTCATGGCGTACGAATTCGGCACCAACTGGAGCCGATTCTCCGATTTCGCTGGCGCGATCACCGGGCCGTTGCTGACCTATGAAGTGCTGACCGCCTTCTTCCTCGAAGCCGGATTCCTGGGTGTCATGTTGTTCGGCTGGAACCGCGTGGGCCGTGGCTTGCACTTCTTCGCGACCGTGATGGTGGCCATTGGCACGCTGATTTCCACCTTCTGGATTCTCGCCTCCAACAGCTGGATGCAAACCCCGCAGGGCTTCGAAATCGTCGATGGCCGGGTGATTCCGGTGGACTGGCTGGCGGTGATCTTCAACCCGTCATTCCCCTATCGCCTCATGCACATGGCCATTGCAGCGTTCGTCGCGACTGCCTTCTTCGTTGGCGCCTCGGCCGCCTGGCACTTGCTGCGCGGCCGTGACAACCCGGCCATCCGCCGGATGCTGTCGATGGCGATGTGGATGGCGCTGATCGTGGCGCCGATTCAAGCAGTGGTGGGCGATGCCCATGGCTTGAACACGCTGGAGCACCAGCCTGCCAAGATCGCGGCCATCGAAGGACATTGGGAAAACGTGGGCAACGAGCCGACGCCGCTCATCCTGTTCGGCATTCCGGACATGAAAGAAGAGCGCACCAAATACGCCATCGAGATTCCGTACCTCGGCAGCCTGATCCTGACCCACAGCCTGGACAAACAGATCCCGGCGCTGAAGTCGTTCCCGCCTGAGGACCGCCCCAATTCGCTGATCGTCTTCTGGTCGTTCCGGGTGATGGTGGCGCTGGGCATGCTGATGATCTTCGTCGGCCTGTGGAGCGCGTGGCTGCGCTGGCGGGGCGGGCTGTACACCAACCGCCTGTTTCTGCGGCTCGTGATGTGCATGGGGCCTGCCGGTCTGATCGCGATGCTGGCGGGCTGGTTTACCACGGAAATCGGTCGTCAGCCGTGGGTGGTCTACGGGCTGATGCGCACCGCCAACGCCTCGTCTAATCACAGCGTGGGCCAGTTGACCCTGACCCTGGTGCTGTTCGTCGTGGTGTATTTCATGCTGTTCGGCACGGGCTTCGGCTACATGATGCGCCTCGTGCGCAAAGGGCCGAAGACCCATGAAGGAGCCGACACGCCACACGGCGGCCCCGGCCAGAAACGCACTCCAGCACGTCCTCTCTCCGCCGCCGACGAAGGCAGCGAAGAAAGCCACAAAGACAGCCTGCGGGAAGGGAACTGA